Below is a genomic region from Delftia tsuruhatensis.
TTCAGGTGCCAGGGACACGATCTTCATGAACTTTTCGGTACGCAGTTCACGGGTCACGGGGCCGAAGATGCGGGTGCCGATAGGCTCCAGCTTGGCGTTCAGCAGAACGGCGGCATTGCCGTCGAACTTGACGAGCGAGCCATCGGCGCGGCGAATACCCTTCGCCGTGCGGACCACCACTGCGCTGTAGACCTCGCCCTTCTTGACGCGGCCACGCGGAGCAGCTTCCTTGATGCTCACCTTGATGATGTCGCCCACACTCGCATAGCGACGATGAGAACCGCCCAGCACCTTGATGCACTGAACAGACTTCGCGCCGGTGTTGTCGGCAACCTCTAACCGAGATTCTGTTTGGATCATTTCAATATTCCCAACTTGCTCCAGCAAACACTCGACAGCCCCAGAGTCTTCTCAAGGGCCGCGAGCAGCCAGTCAGTCTTGGGCCCGTCGTCCACGCCGAAAACCATTTCTCGGCGCTTCCACTGGGCAGATAACTTCACGATTTTCACGTGAAGCATGGGATTGTCCCAGAAAATCCTTTGCGCGTCAAACCCTTAGCAGCTTTCCCTACCCCTGGCCACGAGCGTTGCGCGCCCCCCACAGGATCGCCACCTCTTCAGGGGCTTCCAGGGCCAGCCGGTCGGCTGCCGCATGCTGGCCGCACATAAAAAAACCGAGCCACGCGGGCTCGGCAAAGGGTGGCAGACTCAACGCAATCGTTGGCGGTGGACGCAGGAAGCTGCCGCCCCGCCACAACACCGTGATGCAGACACCGCGAAGGCCCCGAAGGACCGTCGCCCCGGACTCGGGCAGAGCCCTCGCCCGACGGAAAACGGACTTGCAAGCGCTTTCCTCATCGTTCTCCCCCCTCATCAGCCTTGGAGTGGCTGTTATCCGAAGGGATCCGCAAGGGATCCAGACCCGATTTTGATACATAAAAACAATCGATGACAAGTTTTGATAAATTTTGACAAACAAGGCACGCCGCGACGCACCATGCAAAAGTGCCCTGCAATGCAGGGCACTTTTGCAACGAAGCCAGCCGTCGGCGGCGGTTGCAGCCGTCTCAGGCCGGCAGGTATTGGCTCGCCAGCGCCATGAAGCTTGCAAGTGCGGCGTCCTGCCCCAGTTCCTCCTGGAGAATGGCCGCCACGCGCGGCGCCACCTCGGACGCCTTGCGCGCATCGAGGAACAGCAGGCGGCTGCGGCGCGCGAGCACGTCCTCCACCGTTCGCGCATATTCGAAGCGCGCGGCGAAACGCACCATGGCCTCGCTCAGGCCGTCCGCCAGCCATTCCTCGGCACCCGGCAGCGCAGCGACGGCCGCCGCCTCCGTGCCATACGAGTGCAAGCCCTGCACCTGGCTCATGCGGTGATGGACGGCAGACTCGGCCGGCGCACCCGCCAGAGGCAGGTGCACGGTGACGCCGCCCGGGCGGTGCGGCAGGCGGCCGATGGCGAAGCATTCGGACAGCACGTCCTCGGCCATGGCGCGGTAGGTGGTCCACTTGCCGCCGGTGACGGTGACCAGGCCGGTGCGGCTGGACATGACCGTGTGCTCGCGGCTGATCTTCTTGGTGTTCTCGCCGTCGTCGTCCTGCGGCTTGACCAGCGGGCGCAGGCCCACCCACATGCTGCGCACATCGGCCAGCGTGGGCTGGCGCGTGAGGTAGCGGCCGGCCTCGGTGAGGATGAAGTCCAGTTCCTCGGCAAATGGCAGCGGTTCGCGCGCCAGGTCGTTGCGCGGCGTGTCGGTGGTCCCCAGGATGACCTTGCCCAGCCAGGGAACGGCGAACAACACGCGACCATCGGCCGTCTTGGGAACGAGCAGCGCATGGTCGCCGGGCAGGAAATCGCGGTCCACGACCACGTGCACGCCCTGGCTGGGCGCGACCATGGGCTTGACGGGACGGCCCTGGGCCTCGGCATCCTGCTGGCGGAACAGGTCCACCCAGGGGCCGGTGGCGTTGACCACGCACCTGGCGCGCAGCGTGAAGCGGTTGCCGGTCTCGCTGTCCTCGCAGACCAGGCCGGCCACCTTGCCGTCCTCGTGCAGCAGTTCCCGGGCCGGGCAGTAGTTGACCAGCAACGCGCCCCTGGCGGCCGCCGTGCGCGCCAGCGCCAGCGCCAGGCGCGCATCGTCGAACTGGCCGTCCCAGTACTTCACGCCGCCCTTGAGGCCTTGCTGGCGCACGGTAGGCAGGCACTTGACGGTGCTGGAGCGGGAGAGGAATTCGGTGGCGCCCAGGCCGGCCTTGCCGGCCAGCGCGTCGTACATCTTCAGGCCCACGCCGTAGAACGGCGTGTCCAGCAGGCGGTAGGACGGCATCACGAAGGCCAGCGGCTGGGCCAGATGGGGCGCGTTGTGCAACAGCGTGGTGCGCTCGTGCAGGGCTTCACGCACCAGCGCGATGTTGCCCTGGGCCAGATAGCGCACGCCGCCGTGGACCAGCTTGGTGGCACGCGAGGACGTGCCCTTGGCAAAGTCATGCGACTCCACCAGCACCACCTTGAAACCGCGCGCCGCAGCGTCCAGGGCCACACCCAGCCCGGTGGCGCCCCCGCCGATGATGGCCAGGTCAAAGGTTTCGGGCTGGGCCAGGCGTTCCAGCAGGGCAGCGCGGCCGGTGGGCAAAGGGGAAGCAGCGAGGGACATGGATCTTCGACGGAGGAGATGGAACCTAAGTTAACAGGGCGCCATGTAGCCGCCATGTCAGCACCCGGTACGCCACGCCTGCGCCCAATGCGAAGGGGACGGAATCGGGTTTTCCGCTATTTTCGCTCGTTTTTGTATTTTTTTCTTCGCTATCTTTCGTTTCGTGTTTTTGGCGACCCAGGACGCCCAACGATGGACTGTGGTGCCAGCGCAGGGTATTGCGCCCAAAGCCGACGCGGCCCAACTCAGGGACGCCGAGCAAGAGCCGCCTCGCGGCGAGGGCGTCGCCGGCTGCCCGTACGCCCCCCTCCCCCGCGAAGCGGGTAGAGAGGGGGAAGGCGCGCAAGCGCCTCAGGGGGTGCTAACGCACCTTGCCGTTTTTCCAGGCGTTGAGCAGCGTGTCATACGCAATCGTCTCGCCCTTGGGCTTCTCGTTGGCCAGCTTCTTCCAGGGCGCCTGCTTGTCGCTGAGCCACTTGGCGGGGTCGCCCTTGGGATTGAGCTTGGGCGCGCACTGGGCCATGCCCGCGCGCTGCAGGCGGGCCATGACCTGGTCCATTTCCTCGGCCAGGTTGTCCATGGCGCCCTGGGGCGTCTTCTCGCCCGTGACCGCCTGGGCCACGTTCTTCCACCACAGCTGGGCCAGCTTGGGATAGTCGGGCACGTTGTTGCCGGTGGGCGTCCAGGCCACGCGGGCGGGACTGCGGTAGAACTCCACCAGGCCGCCGAGCTTGGGCGCCATGTCGGTCATGGCCTTGGAACGGATGTCGCTTTCGCGGATGGGTGTCAGGCCGACGATGGTCTTCTTGAGGCTGGCGGTCTTGGCCGTGACGAACTGGGCGTAGAGCCAGGCGGCGGCCGTGCGGTTGGCGTCGTGGTCCTTGAAGAAGGTCCAGCTGCCCACGTCCTGGTAGCCGTTCTGCATGCCGTCCTTCCAGTAGGGTCCGTTGGGGCCGGGCGCCATGCGCCACTTGGGCGTGCCGTCGGCATTGACCACGGGCAGGCCGGGCTTGGTCATGTCGGCCGTGAAGGCCGTGTACCAGAAGATCTGCTGGGCGATCTGGCCCTGGGCCGGCACGGGGCCGGACTCGCCGAAGGTCATGCCCATGGCTTCCTTGGGCGCGTACTTCTTCATCCAGTCCACGTACTTGGTCAGCGCGAACACGGCGGCCGGCGAGTTGGTGGCGCCGCCGCGCGAGACCGAGGCGCCCACGGGCGTGCACTTGTCGTCGGCCACGCGGATGCCCCACTCATCGACGGGCATGCCGTTGGGAATGCCCTTGTCGGCCGCGCCCGCCATGGACAGCCAGGCATCGGTGAAGCGCCAGCCCAGCGATGGGTCCTTCTTGCCGTAGTCCATGTGTCCGTAGATGGGCTTGCCGTCGATCTGCTTGACGTCGTTGGTGAAGAACTCGGCGATGTCCTCGTAGGCGCTCCAGTTCAGCGGCACGCCCAGGTCATAGCCGTACTTGGCCTTGAACTTGTCCTTGAGGTCCTTGCGCTCGAACAGGTCGGCGCGGAACCAGTAGAGGTTGGCGAACTGCTGGTCGGGCAGCTGGTAGAGCTTGCCGTCGGGCGCCGTGGTGAAGCTGGTGCCGATGAAGTCCTTGATGTCCAGGCCCGGATTGGTGAATTCCTTGCCCGCGCCGGCCATGTAGTCGGTCAGGTTCATGATGCGGCCATAGCGGTAGTGCGTGCCGATCAGGTCGGAGTCGGAGATCCAGCCGTCGTAGATGGACTTGCCCGACTGCATCGAGGTCTGCAGCTTCTCGACGACGTCGCCTTCCTGGATCAGGTCGTGCTTGACCGTGATGCCGGTGATCTCGGTGAAGGCCTTGGCCAGCGTCTTGCTCTCGTACTCGTGCGTGGTGATGGTCTCGGAGACCACGGAGATTTCCTTGACGCCCTTGGCCTGCAGCTTCTTGGCCGCCTCGATGAACCATTTCATCTCGGCCATCTGCTGGTCCTTGGACAGCGTGCTGGGCTGGAACTCGGAATCGATCCACTTCTTCGCCTCCGCCTCGCCCGCCCAGGCCGCCTGGCCCGCCGCCAGCAGGGCCGCCGCCAGGGCAATGGTGTGAAGTCGCTGTTTCATCTGCCGTCTCCTAGATTCTTGCTGTCTCCCCGACCTGCACATGCACCAGCGGGCCCCGGGGGAGCGTCGGGCCCGGCTGTTGAGAAAAGCTTCAAATATTCATGGCGCTGCGCATAGAGCAGGCATGTCCCAAGCGAGGGGCAGCGAGCAAGGGCCTGAGCCGGCCGCGCCGTCCCGCAGCGAGGCTGTCGTTCCCCTCCCGCGAAGCGAGAGAGGGCGCCGTGCAACGGGGGAAGGCGCGCAGCGACTCAGGGGGTGCGTCATTTCAGCCCTTGCGCATGACCAGGGCCAGGACCAGCATGGACAGCACGAAGCTGATCCACACCGAGGGCTCCGCCTCCAGCGAGAACCACTGCGCCATCCTCTCGCCCAGGCCCACCCAGGCCAGATTCACATAGGCTGCCAGCAGCAGCCCGATGAACAGCCGGTCCCCGCGCGTCGTCGCCATCGGCAGCCAGCCCTTGCGCAGTACCGTGGGACTGCGCAGCTCCCACAGCGTCATACCCACCAGCATCAGCACGATGCAGCTGAAGAACACCGCCACCGGCAGCGTCCAGGCCATCCAGGAAAACATGAGTGAGTCCTTTCAGCAATCCAACGTCAGCGCCACCGAGCTTCGAGACTGGCAGAGCCCAACTCAGAGACACCGAGGAAGGGCCTATGCCGGCCGCGCCGCCCCGCACCGAGGGTGTCGCCGGCTGCCCGTACGCCCCCCTCCCGCGAAGCGAGAGAGGGGGAAGGCGCGAAGCGACTCAGGGGGAGCCACATGTCACACCCTCCCCATGGCAAAGCCCTTGGCGATGTAATGCCGCACGAACCAGATCACGATGGCGCCGGGCACGATGGTCAGCACCCCGGCCGCCGCCAGCGTGGCCCAGTCCATGCCCGAGGCCGAGACGGTGCGCGTCATGGTCGCCACGATGGGCTTGGCATTGACGCTGGTCAGCGTGCGCGCCAGCAGCAGCTCCACCCAGCTGAACATGAAGCAGAAGAAGGCCGCCACCCCCACGCCCGCCTTGATCAGCGGCAGGAAGATGGTCAGGAAAAAGCGCGGGAAGGAGTAGCCGTCGATGTAGGCCGTCTCGTCGATCTCGCGCGGGATGCCGCTCATGAAGCCCTCCAGGATCCAGACGGCCAGCGGCACGTTGAACAGCAGGTGCGCCAGGGCCACGGCGATGTGCGTGTCCATCAGCCCCACCGTGGTGTAGAGCTGGAAGAAGGGCAGCAGGAACACGGCCGGCGGCGTCATGCGGTTGGTCAGCAGCCAGAAGAACACATGCTTGTCGCCCAGGAACTGGTAGCGCGAGAACGCATAGGCCGCGGGCAGGGCCACGGTCAGCGAGATCACGGTGTTGATGGCCACATAGATCAGGCTGTTGATGTAGCCCGAGTACCAGGAGGCATCGGTGAAGATGGTTTGGTAGTTGGCCCAGGTGAAATGCCGGGGCCACAGCGAGAAGCTGGACAGGATCTCCTCGTTGGTCTTGAAGCTCATGTTGACCATCCAGTAGATGGGCAGCACGGCGAACAGCAGGTAGGCGACGAGGAACAGCGTGCGCTTGTGGAAACGGCCTTCGTCATTCATGTCCAGCCCCCTCCTTGTCGGCGGTGCCCACGCGCTGCATCCAGTTGTAGAGGATGAAGCACAGCAGCAGGATGATGAGGAAATAGATCAGCGAGAAGGCCGCCGCCGGTCCCAGATCGAACTGGCCCACGGCCTTTTGCGTGAGGTACTGCGACAGGAAGGTGGTCGCATTGCCGGGCCCGCCGCCGGTGAGCACGAAGGGCTCGGTGTAGATCATGAAGCTGTCCATGAAGCGCAGCAGCACGGCGATCATCAGCACGCCGCGCATCTTGGGCAGCTGGATGTAGCGGAACACGGCGAACTTGCTGGCACCGTCGATGCGCGCTGCCTGGTAGTAGGCGTCGGGGATGGAGCGCAGGCCCGCATAGCACAGCAGCGCCACCAGCGGCGTCCAGTGCCACACATCCATCACCAGCACCGTGAGCCAGGCATCGGTGGCATTGCCCGTGTAGTTGTAGTCCACGCCCAGGGTGTTGAGCGCAGCGCCCAGCAGGCCGATGTCGGCGCGGCCGTAGATCTGCCAGATGGTGCCGACCACGTTCCACGGAATCAGCAGCGACAGCGAGACCACGACCAGCACGGCCGAGGCCTTCCAGCCCTGGGCCGGCATGGACAGCGCCAGCGCGATGCCCAGCGGGATTTCCACCAGCAGCACGGCCAGCGAGAACGTGATCTGGCGCAGCAGGGCCGAGTGCAGTTCCTCGTCGCGCATGACCTGGGCAAACCATTCCGTGCCGACGAACACGCGCCGGTCGGGGCTGATGATGTCCTGCACCGAGTAGTTCACCACCGTCATCAGCGGGATGATGGCCGAGAAGGCCACGCAGACGATGACCGGCAGGATCAGCAGCCAGGCCTTCTGGTTGACGGGCTTGACGGTCTGGCTCATGCCTGCAGCTCCTCGTTCAGGTAATAGCAGGTATGGGGGCCCTGCAGCTGTACCCATACCGTCTCGCCCACGGCGGGCAGGAAGGCATCGGCGCCGCAGCGCAGCTTGAGCAGCCGCGCGCCCAGGCGCGCCACCAGCAGCTGGTGCGTGCCCACGTCCTGCACGCGTTCCACCGTGCAGGCCACGGCGCCGGACGCATCGGGCGAAGCCAGGGCCAGGTACTCGGGACGTATGCCCAGGCTCAGCGGCAGGCCGGGCGCCACGTGCGCCAGCGCGGCAGGAAGCGGCAGGTACTGGCCCTCGGCCAGCAGCCGGCCGTCCTCGCGCAGCAGGGGCACGAAGTTCATGCCGGGCGAGCCGATGAAGTGCCCCACGAAGGCATGGCTGGGCCGCTCGAACAGCTGGGCCGGCGTGCCCACCTGCACGGCGCGCCCGCGCGTCATGACGACGACCTGGTCGGCAAAGGTCAGGGCCTCGACCTGGTCGTGCGTCACATAGATCAGCGTCAGCCGCAACTCATGGTGGATCTGCTTGAGCTTGCGGCGCAGCTGCCACTTGAGCTGCGGGTCGATCACGGTGAGCGGCTCGTCGAACAGCACGGCCGAGACATCGGGCCGCACCAGGCCCCGGCCCAGCGAGATCTTCTGCTTGGCATCGGCCGACAGGCCGGCGGCGCGCTGGTCGAGCTGGCCGCTCATCTCCAGCATCTCGGCGATCTGGCCCACGCGCTCGCGGACGCGGTCCGCCGGCATGCGGCGGTTCTTCAGGGGGAAGGCCAGGTTCTCGGCCACGGTCATGGTGTCGTAGATCACCGGGAACTGGAACACCTGGGCGATGTTGCGCTCCTGGGGCGTGGCGTGCGTCATGTCGCGGCCGTCGAACAGCACCTTGCCTTGCGACGGCACGAGCAGGCCGGACATGATGTTCAGCATGGTGGTCTTGCCGCAGCCCGAGGGACCGAGCAAGGCGTAGGCACCGCCATCCTCGAAGACCATGTCCAGCGGCAGC
It encodes:
- the rplN gene encoding 50S ribosomal protein L14 — its product is MIQTESRLEVADNTGAKSVQCIKVLGGSHRRYASVGDIIKVSIKEAAPRGRVKKGEVYSAVVVRTAKGIRRADGSLVKFDGNAAVLLNAKLEPIGTRIFGPVTRELRTEKFMKIVSLAPEVL
- a CDS encoding DUF2160 domain-containing protein; its protein translation is MFSWMAWTLPVAVFFSCIVLMLVGMTLWELRSPTVLRKGWLPMATTRGDRLFIGLLLAAYVNLAWVGLGERMAQWFSLEAEPSVWISFVLSMLVLALVMRKG
- a CDS encoding carbohydrate ABC transporter permease, which codes for MNDEGRFHKRTLFLVAYLLFAVLPIYWMVNMSFKTNEEILSSFSLWPRHFTWANYQTIFTDASWYSGYINSLIYVAINTVISLTVALPAAYAFSRYQFLGDKHVFFWLLTNRMTPPAVFLLPFFQLYTTVGLMDTHIAVALAHLLFNVPLAVWILEGFMSGIPREIDETAYIDGYSFPRFFLTIFLPLIKAGVGVAAFFCFMFSWVELLLARTLTSVNAKPIVATMTRTVSASGMDWATLAAAGVLTIVPGAIVIWFVRHYIAKGFAMGRV
- a CDS encoding glycerol-3-phosphate dehydrogenase/oxidase, producing MSLAASPLPTGRAALLERLAQPETFDLAIIGGGATGLGVALDAAARGFKVVLVESHDFAKGTSSRATKLVHGGVRYLAQGNIALVREALHERTTLLHNAPHLAQPLAFVMPSYRLLDTPFYGVGLKMYDALAGKAGLGATEFLSRSSTVKCLPTVRQQGLKGGVKYWDGQFDDARLALALARTAAARGALLVNYCPARELLHEDGKVAGLVCEDSETGNRFTLRARCVVNATGPWVDLFRQQDAEAQGRPVKPMVAPSQGVHVVVDRDFLPGDHALLVPKTADGRVLFAVPWLGKVILGTTDTPRNDLAREPLPFAEELDFILTEAGRYLTRQPTLADVRSMWVGLRPLVKPQDDDGENTKKISREHTVMSSRTGLVTVTGGKWTTYRAMAEDVLSECFAIGRLPHRPGGVTVHLPLAGAPAESAVHHRMSQVQGLHSYGTEAAAVAALPGAEEWLADGLSEAMVRFAARFEYARTVEDVLARRSRLLFLDARKASEVAPRVAAILQEELGQDAALASFMALASQYLPA
- a CDS encoding ABC transporter substrate-binding protein; translated protein: MKQRLHTIALAAALLAAGQAAWAGEAEAKKWIDSEFQPSTLSKDQQMAEMKWFIEAAKKLQAKGVKEISVVSETITTHEYESKTLAKAFTEITGITVKHDLIQEGDVVEKLQTSMQSGKSIYDGWISDSDLIGTHYRYGRIMNLTDYMAGAGKEFTNPGLDIKDFIGTSFTTAPDGKLYQLPDQQFANLYWFRADLFERKDLKDKFKAKYGYDLGVPLNWSAYEDIAEFFTNDVKQIDGKPIYGHMDYGKKDPSLGWRFTDAWLSMAGAADKGIPNGMPVDEWGIRVADDKCTPVGASVSRGGATNSPAAVFALTKYVDWMKKYAPKEAMGMTFGESGPVPAQGQIAQQIFWYTAFTADMTKPGLPVVNADGTPKWRMAPGPNGPYWKDGMQNGYQDVGSWTFFKDHDANRTAAAWLYAQFVTAKTASLKKTIVGLTPIRESDIRSKAMTDMAPKLGGLVEFYRSPARVAWTPTGNNVPDYPKLAQLWWKNVAQAVTGEKTPQGAMDNLAEEMDQVMARLQRAGMAQCAPKLNPKGDPAKWLSDKQAPWKKLANEKPKGETIAYDTLLNAWKNGKVR
- a CDS encoding ABC transporter ATP-binding protein, producing the protein MARIQLDLAHSYKPDPQQDSDYALLPLDMVFEDGGAYALLGPSGCGKTTMLNIMSGLLVPSQGKVLFDGRDMTHATPQERNIAQVFQFPVIYDTMTVAENLAFPLKNRRMPADRVRERVGQIAEMLEMSGQLDQRAAGLSADAKQKISLGRGLVRPDVSAVLFDEPLTVIDPQLKWQLRRKLKQIHHELRLTLIYVTHDQVEALTFADQVVVMTRGRAVQVGTPAQLFERPSHAFVGHFIGSPGMNFVPLLREDGRLLAEGQYLPLPAALAHVAPGLPLSLGIRPEYLALASPDASGAVACTVERVQDVGTHQLLVARLGARLLKLRCGADAFLPAVGETVWVQLQGPHTCYYLNEELQA
- a CDS encoding carbohydrate ABC transporter permease, with translation MSQTVKPVNQKAWLLILPVIVCVAFSAIIPLMTVVNYSVQDIISPDRRVFVGTEWFAQVMRDEELHSALLRQITFSLAVLLVEIPLGIALALSMPAQGWKASAVLVVVSLSLLIPWNVVGTIWQIYGRADIGLLGAALNTLGVDYNYTGNATDAWLTVLVMDVWHWTPLVALLCYAGLRSIPDAYYQAARIDGASKFAVFRYIQLPKMRGVLMIAVLLRFMDSFMIYTEPFVLTGGGPGNATTFLSQYLTQKAVGQFDLGPAAAFSLIYFLIILLLCFILYNWMQRVGTADKEGAGHE